A genomic segment from Lignipirellula cremea encodes:
- the nadD gene encoding nicotinate-nucleotide adenylyltransferase — protein sequence MRLGIFGGSFDPVHYGHLLLAENCREACNLDRVWFLPAFTPPHKQNQRLATANQRVDMLHLAIAGHSAFDVSTLEIERGGVNYTADTLETIAQQNPEATLFFLMGADSLAEFPTWRDPQRILAAAIPIVVRRSGSPEPDFRLLDGLVEKSRMELILQHQVESPLIELSSSDLRDRRARGLSIRYRTPRAVEKYLQAQRLYRTPDAE from the coding sequence ATGCGGCTGGGTATTTTTGGCGGTTCCTTCGATCCGGTTCACTACGGGCACCTGCTGCTGGCGGAAAACTGCCGCGAGGCGTGCAACCTGGATCGGGTCTGGTTTCTGCCGGCCTTCACGCCGCCGCACAAGCAGAACCAGCGACTGGCCACGGCGAATCAAAGAGTCGACATGCTGCACCTGGCAATCGCCGGGCACTCCGCGTTCGATGTATCGACCCTGGAGATTGAACGCGGCGGGGTGAACTATACGGCCGACACGCTGGAAACGATCGCCCAGCAGAACCCGGAAGCGACCCTGTTCTTTCTGATGGGAGCCGACAGCCTGGCGGAATTTCCCACCTGGCGTGATCCGCAGCGGATTCTGGCCGCCGCCATTCCGATCGTCGTGCGACGGTCCGGCTCCCCGGAGCCCGACTTTCGCCTGCTCGACGGACTGGTCGAGAAATCACGCATGGAGCTGATCCTGCAGCACCAGGTGGAATCGCCCCTGATCGAACTGAGCAGTTCCGATCTTCGCGATCGCCGCGCCCGGGGACTCAGCATTCGCTACCGTACGCCGCGGGCCGTGGAAAAATATCTCCAGGCGCAGCGTCTGTACCGGACCCCCGACGCCGAGTAG
- a CDS encoding arylsulfatase — protein sequence MPAASLNDRPFAVLCGLLSGQERRGRCLQLVTNGLLFVVLVLTAAHVGAAEQASRPNIILVMADDLGWSDVGCYGGEIPTPAIDSLARDGMLFTQFYNNSICGPTRASLLTGLYCQQVGHRGDHWNDPKDHSQCVLLPEMLQAAGYRTSMVGKWQGRQSPLDRGFDRFFGPMCQGKISYFHEVAQNPYYLDRKRYALPDDFYLTDALNDHASLFLQESLAEEQPFFLYVAHIAPHWPLHAVEEQIAPHRERYRQLGWDDARQARFQRQQKLGLAAPGVKLAPQTADIMPWGKAVAPDWQAERMAVYAAQVASVDAGLAQLLQAVEKAGKTQQTLVVFLSDNGAAPDGGLVPRREGFGFQVDGDNTKWRRDGVAIRPGSGPQLLPGPHDTFAGYGLAWANVSNTPLRGGKLTAYEGGVRTPLLVRWPDQVQAGSRTSQVGHVFDWMPTVLELAGVAYPTEFHGRHPLPLAGSSLVPVLHGKQRTGPTELCWSARGQVAIRAGDWKALRAKEGGTWSLFQLAEDPTETTDLAAQHPQQVQQLERQFQAWQERVGAK from the coding sequence ATGCCTGCCGCTTCGCTGAATGATCGACCGTTTGCCGTTTTGTGTGGATTACTTTCAGGACAAGAGCGTCGCGGTCGTTGTCTGCAGCTGGTAACGAACGGGTTGTTGTTCGTCGTGCTGGTCCTCACGGCGGCGCATGTCGGGGCGGCGGAGCAGGCGAGTCGTCCGAATATTATCCTGGTGATGGCGGACGACCTGGGCTGGTCGGATGTCGGTTGTTATGGCGGCGAGATTCCCACGCCGGCGATCGATTCGCTCGCTCGCGACGGTATGCTGTTCACCCAGTTCTATAACAACTCCATCTGCGGGCCGACCCGGGCGTCGCTGCTGACCGGTTTGTATTGCCAGCAGGTGGGCCATCGCGGCGATCACTGGAACGACCCGAAGGATCATTCCCAGTGCGTGCTGCTGCCGGAAATGCTGCAGGCCGCCGGTTACCGCACGTCGATGGTCGGCAAATGGCAGGGCCGGCAGTCGCCTTTGGACCGGGGCTTTGATCGTTTCTTTGGGCCGATGTGCCAGGGGAAGATCAGCTACTTTCACGAGGTGGCGCAGAACCCGTACTATCTGGATCGGAAACGCTACGCGTTGCCGGACGACTTTTATTTGACCGACGCTTTGAACGACCATGCGTCGCTCTTTCTGCAGGAGTCTCTGGCGGAGGAGCAGCCGTTCTTCTTGTATGTGGCGCATATCGCGCCGCACTGGCCGCTGCATGCTGTCGAAGAGCAGATCGCCCCGCACCGGGAGCGTTATCGCCAGCTGGGCTGGGACGACGCCCGACAGGCCCGGTTCCAGCGGCAACAGAAGCTGGGACTGGCGGCGCCGGGAGTGAAGCTGGCCCCGCAGACGGCCGACATCATGCCCTGGGGGAAAGCGGTCGCGCCGGACTGGCAGGCGGAACGGATGGCGGTCTACGCCGCGCAAGTCGCCAGCGTCGACGCGGGCCTGGCCCAATTGCTCCAGGCGGTGGAAAAGGCCGGCAAGACGCAGCAGACGCTGGTCGTGTTCCTGTCCGACAATGGCGCCGCGCCCGACGGCGGGCTGGTTCCCCGTCGGGAAGGCTTTGGCTTCCAGGTCGACGGCGACAATACAAAGTGGCGCCGCGACGGCGTGGCCATCCGGCCCGGCAGCGGACCGCAGCTGCTGCCTGGCCCGCACGATACATTTGCCGGCTATGGTCTGGCCTGGGCGAATGTCAGCAACACGCCGCTGCGCGGCGGTAAATTGACGGCCTACGAAGGCGGCGTGCGCACCCCGCTGCTGGTGCGCTGGCCCGACCAGGTGCAGGCCGGCAGCCGGACGTCGCAGGTGGGGCATGTGTTCGACTGGATGCCGACGGTGCTGGAGCTGGCAGGCGTCGCCTATCCGACCGAGTTCCACGGCCGTCATCCGTTGCCGCTGGCGGGTTCCTCGCTGGTTCCCGTACTGCACGGCAAACAGCGAACCGGACCAACCGAGTTATGCTGGAGCGCGCGGGGACAGGTCGCGATCCGCGCAGGCGACTGGAAGGCGCTTCGCGCTAAAGAGGGCGGAACCTGGAGCCTGTTCCAGCTGGCCGAAGATCCGACGGAAACGACCGATCTGGCGGCCCAGCACC
- a CDS encoding ATPase, T2SS/T4P/T4SS family translates to MKIWFNKLNESRRNMVEAAGPEIFFGRDPTNQVVLKSPLISRRHAVVRTLGDELELENLGVNSCLVGETEVLGGERVKFATNIKIRLWPYTISFETHKAAAISRLELEAHLRDMVADLELKIHKQLLERLDLYEMENAHGQNEASILLLENNIEDVCRELNLFGPQNEALLEEICGLGLRDHSINQLIMETGEEEIFDLAALTTNEFDVPATLVPEREQELHALLTFLRDKLELEKLPDVSSKIHRVEERFHSIFGQVRPHIHKELRRYLILRMLKKDLKDIVFGFGPLQDLLRAPTISEIMVVRSDQIFVERDGVIEKSGRRFISDKVTESIIERIVAQVGRRIDKSQPLVDARLPDGSRVNAIIPPLALFGPCLTVRKFPIQRLQMDALIEYGSVTRAAATFLRACVVNHRSILISGGTGSGKTTMLNVLSSFIPYKERIVTIEDTAELRLHQDHVVSLETKPANVEGQGAYSIRDLVKNALRMRPDRIVVGECRGSEALDMVQAMNTGHDGSMTTIHANSSEEVIERLELLMLMGADLPISSIHRQIGSAIHVIVHIDRLPSGKRVISQISEISGIHPETSKVGITDIFNRRDGKNLRPTGTLPTFMDELVEQKLLDLDFLYDK, encoded by the coding sequence ATGAAGATCTGGTTCAATAAACTCAACGAAAGCCGCCGCAACATGGTCGAAGCGGCCGGGCCCGAGATTTTTTTCGGTCGGGATCCAACCAACCAGGTGGTGCTGAAATCGCCTTTGATTTCCCGCCGGCATGCGGTCGTGCGCACGCTGGGCGATGAGCTTGAGCTGGAAAACCTGGGCGTCAACAGTTGCCTGGTGGGCGAAACTGAAGTGCTGGGCGGCGAGCGAGTCAAGTTCGCGACGAACATCAAAATTCGGCTGTGGCCCTACACGATCAGCTTTGAAACGCACAAAGCGGCCGCTATCAGCCGGCTCGAGCTGGAAGCCCATCTGCGCGACATGGTCGCCGACCTGGAGCTGAAAATCCATAAGCAGCTGCTGGAGCGGCTGGACCTGTACGAAATGGAGAACGCCCATGGCCAGAACGAAGCCAGCATTCTGCTGCTGGAAAACAACATTGAAGACGTCTGTCGGGAACTGAACCTGTTTGGCCCGCAGAACGAAGCCCTGCTGGAAGAGATCTGCGGCCTGGGCCTGCGCGACCACTCCATCAACCAGCTGATCATGGAAACGGGGGAAGAAGAAATCTTCGACCTGGCCGCCCTGACCACCAACGAGTTCGACGTGCCGGCCACCCTGGTGCCGGAGCGAGAGCAAGAGCTGCACGCCCTGCTGACCTTTTTACGCGACAAGCTGGAGCTGGAAAAACTGCCCGATGTGAGCAGCAAGATCCATCGCGTCGAGGAGCGGTTCCACAGTATCTTCGGCCAGGTGCGACCGCACATTCACAAAGAGCTGCGGCGGTATCTGATTCTGCGAATGCTGAAAAAGGACCTGAAGGATATCGTCTTTGGGTTCGGGCCGCTGCAGGATCTGCTGAGGGCGCCGACCATTAGCGAAATCATGGTCGTCCGCAGCGACCAGATCTTCGTCGAGCGCGACGGCGTGATTGAAAAGTCGGGGCGCCGGTTCATCTCCGATAAAGTCACGGAATCGATCATTGAGCGGATCGTGGCGCAGGTTGGCCGTCGTATTGATAAAAGCCAGCCGCTGGTCGACGCCAGACTGCCCGACGGGTCCCGTGTGAACGCCATCATTCCGCCGCTGGCCCTGTTTGGCCCCTGTTTAACGGTCCGCAAATTTCCGATCCAGCGCCTGCAGATGGACGCGCTGATTGAGTACGGCTCGGTCACTCGGGCGGCCGCCACTTTTTTGCGGGCGTGCGTGGTGAACCACCGCAGCATTCTGATCAGCGGCGGCACCGGTTCGGGCAAAACGACCATGCTGAACGTGCTGAGCAGCTTTATCCCGTACAAGGAACGGATCGTCACCATCGAAGATACGGCCGAGCTGCGGCTGCACCAGGATCATGTGGTCTCGCTGGAAACCAAGCCGGCAAACGTCGAAGGGCAAGGCGCCTATTCCATCCGCGATCTGGTGAAGAATGCTTTACGCATGCGGCCTGACCGGATCGTGGTGGGCGAATGCCGCGGGTCGGAAGCGCTCGACATGGTGCAGGCGATGAACACGGGCCACGACGGTTCGATGACGACCATCCACGCCAACAGCTCTGAGGAAGTGATCGAACGGCTGGAGCTGCTGATGCTGATGGGGGCCGACCTGCCGATCAGCTCCATCCATCGCCAGATCGGTTCGGCCATCCATGTGATTGTGCATATCGATCGCTTGCCGAGCGGGAAACGGGTGATCAGCCAGATCTCGGAAATCAGCGGCATCCATCCCGAAACGTCGAAAGTGGGGATCACCGATATCTTCAATCGGCGGGACGGAAAGAACCTGCGACCGACCGGCACGCTGCCGACCTTCATGGACGAGCTGGTCGAACAGAAGCTGCTGGATCTGGACTTTTTGTACGACAAATAA
- a CDS encoding Tad domain-containing protein, translating into MRNHFHPRNLQRCLGFCFSRGAGLIGRVHGDEKGSISLTSMFGLITLTILLGMVMNSDLQFNEKVRMQNAADAAAYSGGVSIARSLNTIAFSNHLLWDTFALTAYLREARDQTAITLTPEILANWTRIGPAFAGSEFQKFADLGEAINEKAPGEMQLVATFGAWSQASSELMLPVFEQILAEEQIPEFQRAVLQASPQQAQMAAEEAAQRHGRAWPRAVDLHALMWRTNVDPMGGDRESELRTLPVWDYREHGKIDQARTFRRQFAHTYLHQWDAASMQPFDNLLLGGGWRTGLGKMSQYAAFWRILTAGHLEQLLEEYPDTNLMFMLRRPWEYGDTELSQLAINQMYDRDFMFVGVVYRSKFTELMPRVFRSPAAGDTQAYAQVMVTVPRRRLLKVEPGENAVTAGLTGGVPGQYVDLPADVDPPPEDPEVEQQDWYITRQPGSWFPEEFSMRNQNWSVQLAPATSASIPAILSSQPYTHPSLGDFTPPDFRDLEANDLDWLSHH; encoded by the coding sequence ATGCGAAATCACTTTCATCCCCGTAATCTCCAGCGATGTCTGGGCTTCTGCTTCTCTCGTGGCGCGGGCCTGATCGGTCGCGTGCATGGGGATGAGAAGGGCTCGATCAGCCTGACTTCGATGTTTGGCCTGATCACGCTGACCATTCTGCTGGGGATGGTGATGAACAGCGACCTGCAGTTCAACGAGAAGGTCCGCATGCAAAACGCGGCCGACGCCGCGGCGTATTCGGGCGGCGTGTCGATTGCCCGTAGCCTGAACACGATTGCCTTTTCGAATCATCTGCTCTGGGATACGTTCGCTCTGACCGCCTACCTGCGCGAGGCACGGGACCAGACGGCCATTACGCTGACGCCGGAAATTCTGGCCAACTGGACGCGGATTGGCCCGGCCTTCGCCGGTTCCGAGTTCCAGAAATTCGCCGATCTGGGCGAAGCGATCAATGAAAAGGCTCCGGGCGAAATGCAGCTGGTCGCCACGTTTGGCGCCTGGTCGCAAGCCAGTTCTGAACTGATGCTGCCGGTCTTTGAACAGATCCTGGCCGAAGAACAGATTCCCGAATTCCAGCGGGCCGTGCTGCAGGCGTCGCCCCAGCAGGCGCAAATGGCGGCCGAAGAAGCGGCCCAGCGGCACGGCAGGGCCTGGCCCCGGGCGGTCGATCTGCACGCCCTGATGTGGCGGACGAATGTCGATCCGATGGGCGGCGACAGGGAGTCAGAACTCCGCACGTTACCGGTGTGGGATTACCGCGAGCATGGGAAAATCGACCAGGCCCGGACCTTTCGTCGGCAGTTCGCACATACCTATCTGCATCAGTGGGATGCGGCCTCCATGCAGCCGTTCGATAACCTGTTGCTGGGCGGCGGATGGCGGACGGGGCTGGGGAAAATGTCGCAGTACGCCGCCTTCTGGCGAATCTTGACCGCCGGGCATCTGGAGCAGCTGCTGGAAGAATATCCCGACACCAATCTCATGTTCATGCTCCGCCGTCCCTGGGAGTATGGCGACACCGAGCTGTCGCAGCTGGCCATCAACCAGATGTACGATCGCGACTTTATGTTTGTCGGCGTGGTCTACCGCAGCAAATTTACCGAGCTGATGCCCCGCGTGTTTCGCAGTCCGGCCGCGGGCGATACCCAGGCGTACGCCCAGGTGATGGTCACCGTGCCGCGGCGGCGGCTGCTGAAGGTTGAGCCGGGAGAAAACGCCGTTACGGCCGGGCTGACCGGCGGCGTGCCGGGGCAATATGTGGATCTGCCTGCCGATGTCGATCCGCCGCCAGAAGACCCCGAGGTGGAGCAGCAGGACTGGTATATCACTCGTCAGCCCGGCTCCTGGTTTCCGGAAGAGTTCAGCATGCGGAACCAGAACTGGTCGGTGCAGCTGGCGCCGGCCACATCGGCCTCCATTCCGGCCATTTTGAGCAGCCAGCCCTATACGCATCCCAGCCTGGGCGATTTTACTCCGCCCGATTTCCGCGATCTGGAAGCCAACGATCTGGACTGGCTCAGTCATCACTAG
- a CDS encoding type II secretion system F family protein, producing the protein MPFEAVVISLLGGLCAAGAGWAGQGAYHQFIDYVERDLAERLKSLRIVSSKLRWWIQIWLAIVAMTFIVLWLGFDAALFGVVAAIFMCAGPWFVVRRMAAARRLKVEEQLADAMVMFSSAVRAGLSLAQALELLATDCPKPIQQEFAQMVGEYKMGKPLERTLTEAKERLRSENFILFSAALLASRESGGRLNETVERISASVIELQRLERKVRSETAQARKSAVYMGLAPPAILAAYYVMSPDVVEALFTDFAGQAILCAAVLLNVAAYFWAVAILDADI; encoded by the coding sequence ATGCCGTTTGAAGCTGTTGTGATTTCTCTCCTGGGCGGACTGTGCGCGGCCGGAGCCGGCTGGGCTGGCCAGGGGGCGTATCATCAATTTATCGACTACGTGGAACGCGATCTGGCCGAGCGTCTGAAGAGCCTGCGGATTGTATCGAGCAAGCTGCGATGGTGGATTCAGATCTGGCTGGCCATCGTGGCGATGACCTTTATTGTTTTGTGGCTGGGGTTTGACGCCGCGCTGTTTGGGGTGGTCGCCGCCATTTTTATGTGTGCGGGGCCCTGGTTTGTGGTGCGGCGGATGGCGGCCGCCAGGCGGCTGAAGGTCGAAGAGCAGCTGGCCGACGCCATGGTGATGTTCAGCAGCGCAGTGCGGGCCGGGTTGTCGCTGGCCCAGGCGCTGGAGCTGCTGGCGACGGATTGCCCTAAACCCATCCAGCAGGAATTCGCCCAGATGGTTGGCGAGTACAAAATGGGAAAGCCTTTGGAACGGACGCTGACCGAAGCCAAAGAGCGGCTGCGGAGCGAGAACTTTATTCTGTTCTCGGCCGCGTTGCTGGCCAGTCGGGAAAGCGGCGGCCGGCTGAATGAAACGGTCGAGCGGATCTCAGCCTCGGTGATTGAACTGCAGCGTCTGGAACGGAAGGTGCGGTCGGAAACGGCCCAGGCCCGCAAGTCGGCCGTGTACATGGGGCTCGCCCCGCCGGCGATCCTGGCGGCCTACTATGTGATGAGTCCCGATGTGGTCGAGGCGCTGTTCACCGACTTTGCCGGACAAGCGATCTTGTGTGCGGCCGTGCTGCTGAACGTGGCGGCGTACTTCTGGGCGGTGGCGATCCTCGACGCGGATATTTAG
- a CDS encoding protein kinase domain-containing protein, translated as MPTPRYELLEQIAAGDFATVYRARDNELGREVAVKQIHQQYLNDPAQLDRYWQEAQLLASLEHPYIMTIYDVVRDRGWLVLELMRGNLKQQLAGEPIDLESLRLTLVYTLSALHFLHQNGIVHGDVKPTNLLLDKTHRVKLGDFGIARRLADNEGSVVKGTTKYMAPEVCSPELGAVGPWSDIYSLGFSAYELMCGKHFDDLFPGLKMYGRDEQIAWMMWQATLDQRLPEIGRVLQGVPPDLAAVVEKMTEKDPARRYRNAEKPMLELRARGGEAAPTAEEQQAEVDAEKQAKKRRLLVIGAFVMSLLLSLGVLFLPLGSKPVEPPPVANAGPRSGVLTDIAPDQNRLWIRIDGAKDLLAIDFDPGSDQVFLNDSKASFSDLQLDDQVEVKKFTSEDGSAIQNIVARRAVAQQDQGVISAIDVRDGTLQLTDSENPAQPLSIYVPVTARVTLNGEAEVHGEPYRLRALQPGDRATVSHGPGESRREAKGVDALRTMSFKGAVVKINTDRRELTATLGREESSPERTWPLAQRCEITLNGSTVLDGRELTLNHLEAGDAVTVQHDAQITAIAARREFTVRGTVASLDRTGRSLEIRLDNYPAPIRFTLAEDCEIDFLASGEPVSFDFLREGDTVQATHLSPDLKSPVARTLSISPTPDRRTWAVVLGVQDYSDIRQARLDYAAADAEAVHRALLQQYRTAQEQCFFELNPSRLALERTLPNFLKSVPPGSQLIVYFVGHGYLSDQGDAVLAMKDFDAEKRAETGVPLSWLVTQIENTPAAEKVLLLDASHHGASRFANAQPSSAELVETLKPNALAAASTSVVIVASSRDKEKGIELRAGGRGAFGTVLEEAFNGAADEDQDYRVSTEELIRLLDLKTPEFRDAQDHSQTPLAFLPNATPERVSEEYKEAVRTVLGSLAQRTLDEPVVKAYETAHKKTPDQPDLSIAYGLANLKHNRTAAAQKLFEQVRTSHPDRAAPYLALAWQNFMQKDYKNGIADLKSGLSHLDPAATGAEAVFARYAWQLAGEMREFALQGAEPPMLTKDVAPLDQFVIEHGPEATALYRTGLEGVRSEFTTIDKQIADLQKSPLEADRTRVAGLKRDRKRLTYFSTLDLDAFSKYLIAELNVPRE; from the coding sequence GTGCCGACCCCGAGATACGAACTGCTGGAACAGATCGCCGCTGGCGACTTCGCCACGGTGTACCGCGCCCGTGATAACGAGCTGGGCCGCGAGGTGGCGGTGAAGCAGATTCATCAGCAGTACCTGAACGACCCGGCCCAGCTGGATCGTTACTGGCAAGAGGCTCAGCTCCTGGCCTCGCTGGAACACCCCTACATTATGACCATCTACGATGTGGTCCGTGACCGGGGCTGGCTGGTGCTGGAATTGATGCGAGGCAACCTGAAGCAGCAGCTGGCGGGCGAACCGATCGACCTGGAATCGCTGCGGCTGACGCTGGTCTATACGCTGAGCGCGCTGCACTTTTTGCATCAGAACGGGATCGTCCATGGCGATGTGAAACCGACCAACCTGCTGCTCGACAAAACTCATCGCGTCAAACTGGGCGACTTCGGCATCGCCCGCCGCCTGGCCGATAACGAAGGCAGCGTCGTCAAAGGCACCACCAAGTACATGGCCCCCGAGGTCTGCAGTCCAGAGCTGGGGGCGGTCGGCCCCTGGAGCGATATCTACTCGCTCGGTTTCTCCGCCTATGAACTGATGTGCGGCAAGCATTTTGACGACCTGTTTCCCGGTCTCAAAATGTACGGACGCGATGAACAAATTGCCTGGATGATGTGGCAGGCGACGCTCGACCAGCGCCTGCCCGAGATCGGCCGCGTGCTGCAGGGCGTGCCGCCCGATCTGGCGGCGGTCGTGGAAAAAATGACTGAGAAAGATCCGGCCCGCCGGTATCGCAACGCCGAAAAGCCCATGCTGGAGCTGCGCGCCCGCGGCGGCGAAGCGGCGCCCACCGCCGAAGAACAACAGGCCGAGGTCGATGCCGAAAAACAGGCGAAAAAACGCCGCCTGCTGGTGATTGGCGCCTTTGTGATGAGCCTGCTGCTTTCCCTGGGCGTGCTGTTCCTGCCGCTGGGAAGCAAGCCGGTCGAACCGCCGCCGGTAGCCAATGCCGGACCCCGGTCGGGCGTGCTGACCGATATCGCCCCCGATCAGAACCGGCTCTGGATTCGCATCGATGGCGCCAAAGATCTGCTGGCCATCGACTTTGACCCGGGCTCTGACCAGGTGTTCCTGAACGACTCCAAAGCGTCGTTCAGCGATCTGCAGCTTGACGACCAGGTTGAGGTGAAAAAGTTCACCAGCGAAGACGGCTCCGCCATTCAGAATATCGTCGCCCGCCGGGCCGTGGCCCAGCAGGACCAGGGTGTGATCAGCGCCATCGACGTCCGCGACGGCACGCTCCAGCTGACCGACAGCGAGAACCCCGCCCAGCCGCTTTCGATTTATGTGCCCGTCACGGCCCGCGTCACCCTCAACGGCGAGGCGGAAGTCCATGGCGAGCCGTACCGTTTGCGGGCGCTGCAGCCCGGCGATCGCGCGACTGTATCGCATGGGCCGGGCGAGAGTCGCCGGGAAGCGAAGGGGGTGGACGCGCTACGAACGATGTCGTTCAAAGGGGCGGTCGTAAAAATCAATACCGATCGCCGCGAGCTGACCGCTACCCTCGGCCGGGAAGAGTCCTCGCCCGAAAGAACCTGGCCGCTGGCCCAGCGCTGCGAGATCACTCTCAATGGCTCGACCGTTCTCGACGGCCGCGAGCTGACGCTGAACCACCTGGAAGCGGGCGACGCCGTCACGGTGCAGCACGACGCCCAGATTACGGCGATTGCCGCCCGGCGGGAATTCACGGTGCGGGGAACCGTCGCCAGCCTGGATCGGACGGGCCGCTCGCTGGAGATCCGGCTGGATAACTACCCGGCGCCGATCCGCTTTACGCTGGCGGAAGATTGCGAGATTGACTTTCTGGCCAGCGGCGAACCGGTCAGCTTTGACTTTCTCCGCGAAGGCGATACGGTCCAGGCGACGCACCTTTCGCCCGATCTGAAGTCGCCGGTCGCCCGCACGCTATCGATCTCGCCGACGCCCGATCGTCGCACCTGGGCGGTGGTGCTGGGGGTGCAGGACTACAGTGACATTCGCCAGGCCCGGCTCGATTATGCAGCCGCCGACGCGGAGGCCGTGCATCGGGCGTTGCTGCAGCAGTACCGGACCGCGCAAGAGCAGTGCTTTTTTGAGCTGAATCCTTCCCGCCTGGCGCTGGAACGCACGTTGCCCAATTTTTTGAAATCCGTCCCGCCCGGCAGCCAGCTGATCGTTTACTTTGTGGGGCACGGCTATCTCAGCGACCAGGGGGACGCGGTCCTGGCCATGAAGGATTTTGACGCCGAAAAGCGCGCCGAAACCGGCGTGCCGCTGTCCTGGCTGGTGACCCAGATCGAGAACACCCCGGCGGCGGAAAAGGTGCTGCTGCTTGATGCTTCGCACCATGGAGCCAGTCGCTTCGCCAATGCCCAGCCTTCCTCGGCTGAGCTGGTGGAAACGCTCAAGCCGAACGCGCTGGCGGCCGCTTCGACGTCGGTGGTGATTGTCGCCAGCAGTCGCGACAAAGAAAAAGGAATCGAGCTGCGGGCCGGCGGGCGCGGCGCCTTTGGGACGGTCCTGGAAGAGGCCTTCAACGGGGCGGCCGACGAGGACCAGGACTATCGCGTTTCCACCGAGGAACTGATCCGCCTGCTGGACCTGAAAACGCCCGAGTTTCGCGATGCCCAGGACCATTCGCAAACGCCTTTGGCCTTTTTGCCGAACGCCACCCCGGAACGCGTTTCCGAAGAGTACAAAGAGGCCGTCCGGACCGTCCTTGGCTCCCTGGCGCAGCGCACGCTGGACGAGCCCGTGGTGAAGGCGTACGAAACCGCCCACAAGAAAACGCCCGACCAGCCCGATCTGTCGATTGCTTATGGACTGGCCAACCTGAAGCACAATCGTACCGCCGCCGCGCAGAAACTGTTTGAGCAGGTGCGGACCTCGCATCCCGATCGGGCGGCGCCGTACCTGGCGCTGGCCTGGCAGAACTTCATGCAAAAGGACTACAAAAACGGGATCGCCGACCTAAAGTCAGGGCTCTCCCATCTGGATCCGGCGGCGACCGGGGCGGAAGCGGTCTTTGCCAGGTACGCCTGGCAGCTGGCGGGAGAAATGCGGGAGTTCGCCCTGCAGGGAGCCGAACCGCCGATGCTCACCAAGGACGTGGCCCCGCTGGATCAGTTTGTCATCGAACACGGGCCGGAAGCGACCGCCTTGTACCGCACCGGCCTGGAAGGGGTGCGAAGCGAGTTCACCACCATCGACAAGCAGATCGCCGATCTGCAGAAATCCCCGCTGGAGGCCGACCGCACTCGGGTCGCTGGACTCAAGCGGGACCGGAAACGGCTGACCTATTTCAGCACCCTCGACCTGGACGCATTCAGCAAATATCTGATCGCCGAACTGAACGTGCCCCGCGAATAA
- a CDS encoding type II secretion system F family protein, with product MDPFSLVPSLVLGGATSMLAWWIWQALSTDDLAQADEWRFDVSRINGLRRTDYLFRLFQPVIQTFAKLNRSAFRGQLPEISREIQAAGITRYWLPEEYLGRMELIALLLLPGYLYMGFVMMGPAGLVTGVLMSGLTVWFLRFRLTRTAHRRLVMIKRRMPFLLDLLTLLMESGNSFLQGLQQSVKEFEGHAIAQEFGRVLSDMNMGKARSEAFDNMRRRLNDDEVSAIIGAILQGEELGTPLSAIFRTQADVLRVKRSQRAETLAGEAAVNMLLPGILVMASTVLIILGPFILNFVKIM from the coding sequence ATGGATCCTTTTTCGCTAGTCCCCAGCCTGGTCCTGGGCGGTGCGACGTCAATGCTGGCCTGGTGGATCTGGCAGGCGCTGTCGACCGACGACCTGGCTCAGGCCGATGAATGGCGGTTCGATGTCAGCCGCATCAACGGGTTGCGCCGGACCGACTATCTGTTTCGGCTGTTCCAGCCGGTGATTCAAACGTTCGCCAAGCTGAACCGCTCGGCTTTTCGCGGCCAGTTGCCGGAAATCAGCCGCGAGATCCAGGCCGCCGGCATCACCCGGTACTGGTTGCCGGAAGAGTACCTGGGCCGGATGGAGCTGATCGCCCTGCTGCTGCTGCCGGGCTATTTATACATGGGCTTTGTGATGATGGGGCCCGCCGGCCTGGTGACGGGCGTGCTCATGTCGGGGCTGACCGTCTGGTTTTTGCGATTCCGTTTGACGCGTACGGCCCACCGGCGTCTGGTGATGATTAAACGCCGGATGCCGTTCCTGCTGGACCTGCTCACCCTGTTGATGGAGTCCGGCAACAGCTTTCTGCAGGGACTGCAGCAGTCGGTGAAGGAGTTTGAAGGGCACGCCATCGCCCAGGAGTTCGGCCGGGTGCTGAGCGATATGAATATGGGGAAGGCCCGTTCGGAAGCGTTCGACAACATGCGGCGCCGATTGAACGACGACGAAGTCAGCGCGATCATTGGCGCCATTCTGCAGGGGGAAGAACTGGGGACTCCGTTGTCTGCTATTTTTCGGACGCAGGCCGACGTGCTGCGGGTGAAGCGATCGCAGCGGGCCGAAACGCTGGCGGGCGAAGCGGCCGTCAACATGCTGTTGCCCGGCATCCTGGTGATGGCGTCGACTGTTTTAATCATCCTCGGACCGTTTATACTGAACTTCGTCAAAATCATGTAA